Proteins encoded within one genomic window of Flavobacterium sp. NG2:
- a CDS encoding DUF4271 domain-containing protein, protein MTEHLLHPRIVESKDWATILFVLSFLLITVTKSTNENRFGDFMKLIFSDKYSKIYRDSSHLMSGFTLSLFIVHAISFAFFIQLTLTIFGYASKTDYLLYIQIITFVVFFILSKYLIEKIIATAFNIEEFVEQFNLQKVTYRTYIGLLILPFNIILFYNESIPVIIPQLIIAIVLVFSVVTYLMSIKNYQNIIFSKLFYFILYLCTLEIAPYFLMYYWYTKSIA, encoded by the coding sequence ATGACAGAACATTTACTTCATCCGAGGATAGTTGAAAGCAAGGATTGGGCTACAATATTATTTGTATTGTCTTTTTTGCTTATTACGGTTACCAAATCGACAAACGAGAATCGTTTTGGAGATTTTATGAAACTTATATTTTCAGACAAATACTCCAAAATATACCGTGACTCTAGTCATTTAATGAGTGGGTTTACTCTTTCTTTATTTATTGTACACGCCATTTCTTTTGCTTTTTTCATTCAATTAACCTTGACTATTTTTGGCTATGCATCTAAAACAGATTACCTTCTTTATATCCAAATAATTACTTTTGTTGTTTTCTTCATTTTATCAAAATATTTGATTGAAAAAATCATTGCCACTGCTTTTAACATTGAAGAGTTTGTAGAACAATTTAACTTACAAAAAGTTACATATCGAACATATATTGGATTGCTCATCCTTCCTTTTAACATTATTTTATTCTACAACGAAAGTATTCCTGTAATAATTCCACAATTAATAATAGCTATAGTGTTGGTTTTCAGCGTAGTAACTTACCTGATGTCAATAAAAAATTATCAAAATATAATATTCAGTAAGTTGTTTTATTTTATTTTATATCTTTG